tctGAAAAGAAACAATCTGCTCATTAAACTCTTTTTATGataattttaagatattattttaacatttcagctgtttttctttgacacttttaaaatgaagcagttttttattacaacagataacactaaaacagaaaaacctgctGATGTTCAGCTTCTGGATCTACTGAATCTGAGAAAAACAGGAGGATCAAACTGAAGAAGTTCTGATGTTTTCATAGTTCAGAGcagcttcatcttcatcttcatcataaCACACCtgagagaaacacaaacaatttattaacatctgacatttaaaaaaagagatcaatatataaatatttagcataaaagtcaaataaaacatgCCAACAACCTGCTTTACAGATTAGCACTTAAACCAGAATTTATCTCTTTGAAATTATGGCTAAATCCAGCAGCTGGTGTTTTAATTCAGGTAGTTTTCTGCATGATTAACTTTTCTCAGGAACCAATAAGCTACAGCTCTTCACATCGTTCTGCAGATACATTTACTCAGATCACATTTCCTTTACTCtgatataaaacaaactgaaaacaaatgattcatatttgttgtaaaaactCACAGCATTTTTATCCAGATGTGTTTTCCTCCCTAAAACAGAAGAGCAAAGCTTGAGCTTTTCTAAAGAACCTTCAtgtttatccagttttcacagTGATCTGTTGATACTCTGACCTTTAGTTCTGGCCCAAATGTTGACAATCAGAACAGCTGCTATCAGAACTGCTAAACCCACAGAACCAGAGAGGAACCTCCACCAGTCTGCTGCAGGTTCTGTTCAGAGACAAACCAGAGAAACTGGGACAACAACTTTgattgttgtttaaaaatatcactaaagaaatatttttatttaaatggtgAACAAGTAAAACTTACTTTGTTCCACATCTGGAGTTGGAACTGCTGatgtggttgttgttttgtctttctctaAAAATGGAGAATAAGTCAACAATACCttttagaaaaaattgtttcataTGATTAATATATTTACAAGAGACTTTTAACTTCATAATTTCTCACCCGATGGACGAGAGCTGAAGGTAAAAACctgaactttattttctgtctttacttCACACTTCAACATGTTAAACCTTGATTGGTAAATGTAATGAGACGTGTGGAAGATGAcggcagcagagcagaaagatgatgattctgttatttctgtgttgtttttatctatATATTTACCCTGAAACAACCACTTCACTGAGTGTTTACATGGTTCATCTGTCACCACAGAGCAGGTTAATATCATCTTGTTCTGGTCCTCATATTCTGTCACTGAGGAGGatttgaaagagaaaagcagagtaACCATGGTTACGTCAGTTTATGAAATCTTTATGATTCTGCTGTCAGCAGGTTGTTGTCATTAAAAGCTGAAGATGAAAATATTGTATAATACTCACAGTGAACGAGAGAAAGATGAACTAAAGCAACTGAACCTGACTGACTTCCTGATACAAACTGTCTGCAGCCATACAGACCAAGATCCTCATCTGTGACGTTCTTTACAACCAGAGAACAGTTTGCAGAAACACTCAGTCTGTCTGATCTGGTAACCTTAACCTGCCCAAGATTAACTAACTCCACAGCTGGTCGACCTGTTTTAGTGTAGATCCAGGTTGTTGTGTCACATTTACTGTGACCATTGATCACATTTTCACAGGACAAAGTGACGTCATCTCCAGCTCTGACAGTGTAGGAGAGAGACAGATCTCTGCTCTGAGCTCCTGATGAcacaaaaccagaaatattcACATAAGAAATATAAGTAAAGAATAACTGTAGAGACATTTTATAACTTCTAGAACCAGATTACTAACAGGAAGTTGAACTCAGGAAGAACCTGAGTTCTTTCTGAGTTGCATCAATGAAACAGTGATGTTAATGTTGAAATGAAGAGAATTTAATAAACAGTAGCTGTTCAGAGTCTGACCTGTAAACTGcaggatgaaaaacagaaacattttcctccaCATAGGATCCTCCATGGCTCCTCTCTGCTTCATCGTCTCTCTGCTTCCTGAACCTCAGTGACAACTTGAACTCTTAAACCTTCGTCATTCTACTTCCTgtacttatttttaaacttcttcaaTTGACCAGTGGAGTCTTACACCACACATTGTGGTTTTAAGCAGAAAGGTTTGGTCATCGCTGTGTTCAACACTAAACTGttaaatctcattttaaaatatagatgCAGTTAACTTTATCTACTTTAATTCTGCATCATATTTGATCAACATTTTGTGtattaattttgaattaatgCACAAAATAAAGTGTCATATTATAACAGCTTTGGTGTATTCATTAATAAGCTTGcatgttgtgtgtttatttaaaatgggatgtgtaatattttaatcttaataTGCACCACAGCTGATTTGCAAcattaatgataaaaaatgtttgcagaaggTCACCAAACTGGGCAGCGCCCCCTTCTGGTCAATATGAATATTtgtgaagcagaaacaaaactgagcaGTTTTACGGAAActgagaaaatacagaaataaaaaacatttaaataaaataaaaataacttcaaaatgatagaaaatacaccttaaaaataaatgaatagaaCTGGtgttaataaattcaaacaagAATGTGGTACATTTAAACGGACAATAGGTGGCAGTAGtgatactgttttgtttttgtttgttttttttaaatgtgcaaacagaaaaatgtattgattttcACAGGACAGTGTAGATTTTTAAATGGGGTATGATGTATTTTcctcatttcagttttataggGCAATCAGGAAACAttgttaccttcagtttttataaagtcactaataaattattaaaaacagaaaagaaaatctctagaaaatgaatttaaaaagcaaaagtatcacaataaattacagtaaagcgaatcaaataagcaaataaatttgtttggcTGAGCAAAAACTGagtcaaactattttaaaacgAGTCaaataacacaagaaaaaattaattactaaatagatttaaaagagttgaatgaaaaacaaaaacttctaaACTTGTACACAATGTGAAGTTATATTCAATAATACGACAGACTTTCAATTCCTaaacttttctcattttgttattcttttataaaaatTCAAAGTTGGAAGCACATCAGAGAAGGAAGAATGAAGTCACACATTGTCAGGtttgaaatacattgaaatacacaggaaaagacaagagagagtttatttctttttactggtgaggagaacagacagagacgTACTCAGTTACAATCTCAACCTGCTCTGAATATACATCCTGCTGCATCCCCTCTTTTTATTTCAACCATTCTGTAGTTACAATGCATGTTTCAGCTCTATCAAAACATATGCAGCTGCAACGTGACTCACAGTTTCATAAGATAAACTAGAACATTTACTATGAACAGTATGACTGAATAAGGCTAATCAGCACCATTACGCCTTAAACTATCTTATTATAAACATGAAGAATAGGATGTTGTTCTGCTGAGCAGCCGCCTGATGAGAACAAGCTGCTGCCGGCTGTCTGCATCCTTCAACACACTCAGAAACATAAAGCAATTCAACTTTCATGAAGCACGAACAAAAGAAGCAAATGTTTAATAACATAATTATATGTACAATTTCTCTAACacacatttaaactgttttattatttttaatttggctcTCTGAGCATGGAAACCGCTacagaaatattgtttaatttacatGTGATGATTTGATCAGCTGACATGTTTAAACAgaattataatttatataaaaaaacaataacttcaGTGCATTGAAAgatgctgcattttaaaatacagttttaatggGGGTTCAGTGAACATCTAATACTTGTCAGCATGatattatgtaaataaacattaaatctgaACACAGTGAATAAAGCAGATCTATGATCTGTAACTCTATAGAAATGTTGAGTGTCTTCCTACCTGTGAGCTGCAGGATGAGGAATAAAAAGCCTTGAATCCAAGGGAGTTGAGCCATTGTGTGTCTGTTGCTCTGACAGTCAGAACTGTCTGACTGCTTCCTGAACGCAGATGGAGCTTCTACTTCCTGATACTCACCACTTCCTCACTCTGACTGATGGGAGGTCTGGTTCACTGCTAAAATCAGTTATATTAACTGTCTACTGAGGACAAAATGATCATTTGTTTCAGGGTCTCtgttaaaatggttttatgtgCTTGACCATAGAAAACCAAGTTGAAATTCAATGTTCCTCTTAATGTGTTCAGTCCCATTATTTAAGTGTTTGACGtcttcagaagaagaaaagtaaaacaagcaTGTGATATTATTAGAAATgcagttcttttgttttgacagTATCTTAGAAACCTAATGAATGCAGATTGGAATTGTGTTTATTAAGAGCTGCAGATCAAAATTGTAATCTTAGTGATGAGAATATGTTGAACTGTGGGTGTTAACCTGCCATGGTCAGTGTGAAACATGAGGTTATCACTGTGTGAGGTGTCATTTAGACTCatcaacaaatgtatttaaaaactgcagcaggaaACCGTTTTAATGTGAACTTTATTTTGTatgccttttattttgaacatcatTTTAAAGCCGCAGCTTGAACAAACATGTCTCATAATCATAAAAGGTACAAACCAATAACAGTTTATTCTTTATCCTTCTAAAGGAATCCTAGATTAGTTGAACATGTTGGCTTAAATATGTCGTAATTTTCCTGTTAAAGCATAAATAAGAACATATGAAATATCTTCAGCCTTTTTCTGTGTGGCCATAAAATGACCAAAGCCAGAGGAGGAGGccactttgtcatttttgttaaacatgCTTTAACTGCCTCAGAGAAGAGAAAGCTGTACCAGATCTTACCCTAACAtatctgctgccctctggtggacaCCACGTGGCAGTggtatattttaaattgtttatttttaggatCGTGGTACAGTGAAGCAGGCCAAGACGTTGTGAACCCAGAAACAATGATCAGGTTCTGGAGCTGCCAGATGTCTTCCAGCTGTGAGGTTTTTATGcttattttcagtgtttggtttttgatccaaaccaacaataaaacatggaaTATTTTTCACCGTCATTTGGTCCGATTCTAGTTATAGTTTATAAGAGAGTAGAGGCTGTTGGGGTCGTTAGAGGCTGCAGCAGATGAAGAATGACTCCTCACTGTGCTGTAGGTCACTGTGTCCAGATCACCAcaaacctggaaaaaaacacaatatttcagTGTCATCAATTTATTCAGCTAAACGGAGGTTTGAATATACTTTTAGAAGTGAATGTTTACTCTcctgatgtttttattgctgtttccatggttacagtGTGACAGAATCTTGTTTGTGAGAGAAGCTAATTTTTTTCATCCTCTTTTATctagaattgtattttttcagtcATGATTACTAGATTCTAGGCATCATGGTTGAGAGTTAGGACCAGTAAAAAAAGGACTTTACTTTAATTCACCTTTTTCCTTCCTTAAATGCCTGCATTAAAGGAAGCTGCTGTTTATCAACCATTTTCTGCTGTATGCCTCCATCCCTCAGTTATAAAACCTCAAGTTACATTTAGAGCACAAAACGATGCCAAACCCAAAGAACACAATCCACATATTTACTTCATAACTTAACATACAGGCTGTATTTCTTCATCTTCTTAATTAACCCATCAACCAAATTCATAAAGGCAAGAtaaacacttcctgtttctctgagAAGGTTTTTCACCAATTAAtgccaaaacaaaaatcatctgTCTTACCAGAACTTTGCTGCTGTTGATTTTGGGATGTCTGATGGAGGCATAAGAAACTCCAAATTCTGCATCAACCTGaacatgaagaaaacaacagagacacaTCAATCATTTCTATCTTCAGTAGAAACATTTCTCACATTTCTTCATGTAGGCGAGTCTTAGTCTTGGAGTTTCTAAATATTCACTTAAAAAGGCGCTTTATGGGATTTTTTGGTACTTTAACTTGGatctaataaaacataatgagttttatttatagaCAATTACATCTCATCCTAAAGTAGATTTGTTTTATATCGATTTATAAGTTGTATAAAAGCTTCTCCTACATGCATAAACATGAGACTCCAGCTTCAAATTGAGTTCAGGGTTCATAAACGTTTTATTTCACTCACAGCGTTTTCATCCCGTCGTCTTTCATTTCCTaagaaagaaactcaaaaagTCAGCAGATTTaatggatggaaagaaaaaagctgtttatAAAAGTTCACACAGAGTTCTCACGTTTAGCTCTCCATCTGACGACAACCATGGCGATTATCACCATGACGACCAACGCCACACCCACACCAATGTATGGAGTACCTGAACGAAGCATAAATAAAAGCTTATGTGGAAATGCTTTTAGagcctcttttcatttttaaagataatttcagAAATGAGAAACAGATTAAACATCCTTAcagaggattttgttttaaattagattataaaagcataaattttaGGAATTTTAGGGATCAACTGATGaccaaaataaagtttactATTATTcaaaagttgttctttttttcaagtattatcagtttgtttatttcgGAGCTTTCCTTCAATATCTTGAAtatgaaaataactcaaaagctttttttgtaaGTACACTTTGAAGGTATCTGAaagtatgaatttaaaaaaataaagccacaAACAGAACAGAGCATTCTAGATAAAGATCTAGATGAAAGCATGAAGACGTTTTCTCCACGCTCACTTCCTGATCTGATCTTCATGGTGTTTCCGTCTTTAGTTGTTGTCggtttttgtgttgctgctgttgcacctAAGGGTTCGGGTTCGGGTTCGGGTTCGGGTTCGGGTTCGGGTTCGGGTTCGGGTTCGGGTTcgggttagggtagggtagggtagggtaaAGGCAAATGAAAGCCATTAAACTCAAACAGTgttatgttttctgtctgttgtgTTACTTTTGTTAGAAGATAAAACAGCCATATAACCAGAAGCCATAGGTTATTAGTGAAAACACACATCATAAGAGTgaattttgtattaataaaagATCAACTGACTTACTTTTTTCTAGAGTTTCTCACCTGATGATTGTTGACTGAAGGAAAACAGCTGAACATTTTTAGGAGCACCCGTCACTTCACACTGAAATAACTGATCGATCGATGATGGATGATCAGAGTCAGACTCCAGACAGATCACAGTAGCAGAGCACTCCTTCTCAGTCGACTTTTCTTTACACTTTTCCATTTGTTGATGACTAAAAAGCCACTTCACTTTGTCTTTACAGGAGTCATATTTCATAACCGAGCAGCTTAATGTGACCGTTTGGTTCTCCACGTGTTTAGTCACTGTAGAAAAAATGTTCACAGAAATGTCATCTCTACTGTTATCTAAGGTGAGGTTTCAGAAGAAAGATTGAAATATCGTATGAAAATGCTCACTGGTAATAACAGACAGATCAATCACAGATCGGTGAAGCAGACATGTTGAGTCTTCAGGTTTATATTGTTGACATTCATACTGTCCAACATCCTCAGCTGTGATGTTCTTTATAATTAGAGAACAGTTTGGAGTTAcactgattctggttctggttctggtttcctcCTCAATCTGTCCAAATGAAACCAGAGCTAAGAGCTCTTTGCTTTTGGACCCTCCAAAGAGCCACGTTGTACCGTTACAGTTCTGTTGACCTTCCGCCACATTCTGACAGGACAACACGGCATCATCTCCAGCTCTCTTTAAAACAGACGCAGTGattacaatggctgctgaaaagaCAGAATAGATCCAGTAGTTTTACAGAAAGCCATGTGCATCAGGATCTGGAAGCATTTCAGTCGTTAACTCAACAAACCAGAACGAATGTTTAAGGTTTTAGCTTCAGAGCTGATCTGATATCTTATTCTCTTACCTGTAATCTGgaggtccagaaccagaaataaaaacagtttaatccATCCGAGTTCAGTCATTCTGCTTCTGTTGCTCTCAGCCACAGATCTGAGTCTGAGAACAGAGATGCAGCAGCTACTTCCTGACACTCACCACTTCCTTACATCGACTGAgcggttttattgttttatttttaggcagataaatctgacttgatgttctgttttgattgttgattctatgttgcattgtgtttttgtgtttgatttgatgtgaagcactttgaaatgcctttttgcttaaatgtgctatacaaataaaatttgatttgattttgatttgatgaataaaattgaattttagttagaaaaataaaggagcagatttatttaaatatatatgcacaTGATAAATTTTCAACGTTAATCATTCAAATTTCACTTTAAGCTATCAGGATTTAAAGACTGATTAGATTAGATTATAAAATACTAAAAGTATTTTGGTAAGAATTGGAAAAGcagggaataaataaatgatctaagtaggattttatagcataatttgatgatgctataaaatgataaattgtAACAGGCTGTGTTCAGCAGAGCAAATCAACATCTTTCACTGCGGTGtgtttgatgtttatttaaaaaaagaggaactgaATAAAGATGTAAAGACTGTTTGAGTAGATAAATGTCACATGCTACAcagttatttaatttcattaatctTGGGCCTGTCGATTAATTTTCCATCACTGAATTTCCTGTAAACTGAACATCAAGTTACAAATGAGAACATGGAGAAGGAAAAGTGTTAATGTTTgtattctgcttttattttggtgccatttattatcaaaacaaagttttctgtTGCTGAGCAGAGACCCTCCCTCATCAACATCCTGTTGAAATGCTTTAGACTGATCATATTAAGACCTGAAATGTCTTATCACACCTCCACAGGGTTGTTTTCTTGATAACTGAACAGGAAGTCTAGGAGGAAGTGAATAAACAAGCGTTGACTTTTAGGTGCAGCACCgatcttttcttcttctgtgtttatgttgatttaaaaacacagaattttaaTCGATGAAACATAAACCAAACAGTAACCAAACATGTCACGAACAATAAAAGGTTGTTTCTGAGAAATCAGAGTACTATTCTTATTTAATCTGAAACACTTTGATTAGTAAACAGGAAGCATTTGAAACAGATGCTGAGTTAATAACACAGGAAGTTAGCGCCTGCTAGCTTAACGTGTCTTAAACCGACAGCAGGAAATCAAACCGATTATCCCCATGAATAAAACCCATAACAGCAGAATTATCTGTAAACATGAGTTTCTCCTTGTGTGTAGTTGCCCAGGTTTGTGTTCGCAGTGGAAACAGCAATGGACTGATTCCAGTTCTGACCAGGATCTTCAAGGAGAATAAATCACTCAACTACTTAGATCATATTTATCTAATTAAGATGTTTGAGCTCATTAATTTAGATTAAGACTGTGTTAAGGAGATCAGAAGAGACACAACAATGAAAGCTGAGACAGAACAACTTGTCTTGGGAccaaaaaataatgtaaatgtaaagttgACAATGTTTACCGTTACATTCTGAGGTTAGAAGTcttaaaaagaggaagagacCTCCACTaaagaggaagtgaaaaattaaaaacagacttcTGAAGGTTTAACTACAACACAAGAAACAGACTGTTTAAAAATTGATGGTCATCCTcttattttaaagttacaagCAATAATTTAACATACATCTGTATAGTCCTACAAAAGGTACTAAATTCAGAACTTTCCAAAGTTTCATAACTGGCATCCAGTTCCATTTCTCCAACCAGTCAAAGAAGCTTTTAGTTACGGTTGGTTTAAGTTTTATTGAAGCTCCGATGCAAAAAGTGTTGAGACACCGTGCTCCAGTGAGACCTCTAGTGGTCAATGAAATGAAGTGCAATAGAGATGGATTGATTTCAATTCCCACTCATTTGTATGTTATGCAAACACAATTTAGTTCTTATTGTACATATCAGTTTATTGTGTAACACTAAAGCTGCTACATTAAAtagacattttctaaaaatacaaatttattattagttttggATATTTACATTGATGCAGTTGTTTCAGTTTAAGGTTTCAGTTTTTactcaataaaaactgaaaccataataaaattttttgattaattttcaattttttcacAGCCAGGTGAGGTTTGAAAATACCTGGAAGTGTGTAATTATTTTCTCTAAACTCAACAAGTCATGACAAACACAGAACAGCTCTAAatagtttgtctttatttttctttgcttggaTTATGAGTCATATGCTGATAACTTTATTCAACAGCATACAATTAGCAATGATAAACAATTAGCATAAAATGAATTCAATGTTTtgctttggcaaaaaaaataaaattaaaaataaaaaataaaaattaaatgtacagtttttaatacatcttaacaaatatttatgcaagcaacattttagaagaaataaaatgtaaaaaaaaaaaataataataaatccacattaatcttaatatttttgcaaagaattaGCAAAGCATACATATTGATAGCATCTCTGGTtacaaactgaagcaaaaagaaagttgACAGGTTTCTGTCTGACATTAATTAAACCTCTACCTGAAAACAAGGTGACAAGATTCAATACTTCTggctctctgctgccctcttgTGTGCAAATAAtctaactatcaaataaaaccaatacTAATGAAACGGTCTGCAGTCTAACAGTTTGGACTTAATTTATTGAGGACTGGATAATATTCATGAATGGATTTTGGAGACAACCCTTTTGTCTCCAGAGTTTTTACagttcatcttcttcttcatcaccactctgcaaatgaaaaacaaacatttctcttgacaatgaatgaagagaaaaaaattaacatcagGTAACAACAATATGAATGAAGAAACttaaagaaaatccaacttTATCTGACAAATATCCTTAAGGATAAACATTTAtaccaaattttaaaaaataaatacatttgtccacaaaaacatgcataaatcatttaatatccaagttttacttactttattttttacagtccATGTCTTGtttcctgaaacaaaaaatgatggtaaattttaattgaattgtaAGAAGTGAAATCTGTTAGATCTTTAGTTTTTACCTTTGATTTTTATCCAGATGTGAACGACCAGAACAGTTCCTGAAAGAGCCACTAAACCCAGAGAGAAGACGATCATCTTTATTcctgaaaataagaaacaaatatCAGTTTACCGTCActtcatatttcacatttggtCATTTTCACATCATCAAGCTctaaaaaagtctaaaatagTCCACATCATTAATTCCAATGATTTCTGATAGAAATGTTTGCAGCAATGGTATTAGGTTTCAAATCAAACTAAGATGCAGCATCTTCACATATAAACAAGCAGAAAGcctgaaaataatttaagattttatcaCCATGAAATAAAATGGCATTTTCATTTCAGGGTGAAATAAAAATTCATGGAATTTCCTCTtgttatttcagtaaataaaatgtcctGTTTCTAGTGTCTCTGGTCTAGAAAAGCTTGATGCTGCCATGGTCCCTCCAGAaactcttcctctctccttctgcatgtttttgttgttttgcttccaTCAATACAAAATCATTTGGATTTGGTTTGATAACCATGAaagagattattattattaaaaactatttgcTAAAGATAATAAAGAGTCAGGGAACTTTCCCCCCAAATATTTACTCCATACAGTTTGATTGACAAACatatggaataaataaataaacttacagCCTTAAGTTTCACAGTAACATGTAACATCGTTACCTTCACTGGACAAAGAATTTCTCACAGCCAAAACTGAGGTGACATCTTCAGCTTCTCTTGTTGGGTTACATGTAGTTTTacctgcacacaaacaaaaccaagaagTTTTTAGGTTTATGTTTTCActctgcataaaaaaataataatacatgcaAACCCAAAGCAGAAATTCCAAGAGAAAAGatatttctattaatttcaGTCTCACCTGATTTATCTTCTGGGTACTGATGGTTGAAGTTAAAGATCCTTGTTGTTTCATGGTTTGTGATTTCACACTTGAACTCACAGCTCTGTGTGTAGGAATgctctttaaaacaaactgcagcagagcaGCCAGAGTGTTGAGTTGGACAGTTGATCAAATCAGGTTTCCCAGTAGAACAGTCAGTCAACCATTTCACTGTGTATCCACAATGACCACGTGACGCCACAGAGCAGATTAATGTCACCACATCTGTAACCTTCTGCTCACTCACTGGACAAGAAATAAGATGGAAGAgaaattttacacaaattatAGAAAATAGGACAGTCTGGCTACTATTGAGCTCAatctttaaaatagaaacaacagAGATAAAGTGTAGAAGAGAGAAATGACTTCATATTGATACTCACTGTGAACAACAGACAGAGAAACTCCAGACTTATTAACCAGAATGCGTTTCCTGGGTTCAGCTCCAGATTTATATTGTAGGCATTCATAATAACCAGCATCCTTCACTGTGATGTTCCTCATTACCAGAGAACAGTTTGCTGCAAGACTCAGTCTGTTAGATTtactctgaacatttttaacctTTCCCAGGTGAACCAGTTCTACTGAGCTGCTGGTGTCACTATAGACCCATGTGGTTCCATTACAGTTTATCTGACCACTTATCACATGTTGGCAAGACAAAACCAGATCATCCCCAGATCTTATGAAAACAGATGATCCAGTTATTGTGCACACTGTTGAcaaaaggagacagaaaaaaatacataaacacacaaacttgAACATTTCAAGATCATTAAATTTAACTGGAAGCTCACAGACAAATGACTGACTTGGttacaaacaacaatatttctgagccatttaaatatttctttatgttctTACCAGTAAACTGAAGCCCCAGGatcagaaataaatgaactttaatCCATTTTAGTTCAGCCATTGATCCTTGATGTTTCCGTCTTTCTTGTTCTGATGAACTAAACCGACACCAGCAGCTTTTTGAAGGTCGTCTGTACTTCCGTGATGAAAGAGTTGATACTTCCTCATATCCTCATTATGTTAGGCAATAACacacaaaatgaatatttttaattatttcttactTTAGTGATTAATCTTAATTAACTGTAGGCATATTTTACTTTGCTAAGAAGATCTAAACAGGTTAAAATGCATCTTAATGCCTTTTTGTGAACATTGTGTTCAACCACAAAGCACATCTGAAACAGAGGCGTTTCTCACCGTCAGAAATAGAATCATCAGCATCACGTCACTGGACAGCgacaaacaggaagttctcAGACGAAAACTGAGCTTAAAGTGTCAACAGCAGATTGTAGCAAAGATACAGAGAGACTAAAAGAGCCACAGAAAGAGAAGTGAACACATCGCACACTGATGACAGCTTTGTTGTGAACAGAACCTGATAGAACCAGACGGTGAATGCAACTCAAACTCTGGCCCATTTAATGAAGGTAAGAGGG
The Gambusia affinis linkage group LG22, SWU_Gaff_1.0, whole genome shotgun sequence DNA segment above includes these coding regions:
- the LOC122825841 gene encoding uncharacterized protein LOC122825841; the protein is MAELKWIKVHLFLILGLQFTVCTITGSSVFIRSGDDLVLSCQHVISGQINCNGTTWVYSDTSSSVELVHLGKVKNVQSKSNRLSLAANCSLVMRNITVKDAGYYECLQYKSGAEPRKRILVNKSGVSLSVVHMSEQKVTDVVTLICSVASRGHCGYTVKWLTDCSTGKPDLINCPTQHSGCSAAVCFKEHSYTQSCEFKCEITNHETTRIFNFNHQYPEDKSGKTTCNPTREAEDVTSVLAVRNSLSSEGIKMIVFSLGLVALSGTVLVVHIWIKIKGNKTWTVKNKVDAEFGVSYASIRHPKINSSKVLVCGDLDTVTYSTLTGSGSRETMKQRGAMEDPMWRKMFLFFILQFTGAQSRDLSLSYTVRAGDDVTLSCENVINGHSKCDTTTWIYTKTGRPAVELVNLGQVKVTRSDRLSVSANCSLVVKNVTDEDLGLYGCRQFVSGSQSGSVALVHLSLVHLTEYEDQNKMILTCSVVTDEPCKHSVKWLFQGKYIDKNNTEITESSSFCSAAVIFHTSHYIYQSRFNMLKCEVKTENKVQVFTFSSRPSEKDKTTTTSAVPTVPDETSAIITTNTSDAPDVEQKPAADWWRFLSGSVGLAVLIAAVLIVNIWARTKGRKTHLDKNAVCYDEDEAALNYENIRTSSV